In one Gammaproteobacteria bacterium genomic region, the following are encoded:
- a CDS encoding FAD-dependent oxidoreductase — protein sequence MKKIEYKDKGSILNPLKNLQFFARKPITEKLQPRPASASYRGFHINDMDKCIGCSSCQKICDNAAITMVEVPSIKEDASKGIRNLRPAIDYGRCCWCALCVDICPTSAIELSREYVHTCDGDETDSYFVFPQESGIHGLNFEKGWTKTKDSDLLDRERRPMQEMKPEDRIDSFDEIVDGFTMGMAVEEASRCVDCGLCEDACPAHMHAPNYIRSIYEGNLEQAVEWMYETNPFSHVCGRVCTHICESACSLGRVGEDGVKTSQPIAIRWLKRFAMDHVPKTKIKQIAKKGKATKKSGKRVAIIGAGPSGLTTAFDLAKKGHKVTVYEAQPKGGGMVRYGIPNYRLPEDRLDQDIEVIQSVGVDIQYNVQIGKDITMQLLQKENDAVVLAIGLQNGRSTRIPGSDNKNVKKAVDLLRMIPKGEEFEIPQSAVVIGGGNVAMDIARSLARLQKQKFGKVGITVSALETLGKNFLADDEEVKESKEEDITILDARGPVQCVVDKNGKLTGLETVKVVSIFDEKGRFAPKYDDSDKQFHEAEMVVEAIGQMADISVLGEELTEELEWNRGRIQVDENGSTSVDWLWSAGDMVNGPDVIHAVADGHRVATDIDKYLRKEKKS from the coding sequence ATGAAAAAAATAGAATACAAAGACAAAGGCAGCATATTAAATCCTTTAAAAAATTTACAGTTTTTTGCCCGTAAGCCAATTACTGAAAAACTACAACCCCGACCGGCAAGTGCCAGTTATCGAGGTTTTCATATCAATGATATGGACAAATGCATTGGATGCAGCTCTTGTCAAAAAATTTGTGACAATGCCGCTATCACAATGGTTGAAGTTCCATCCATCAAAGAAGACGCCAGCAAAGGTATTCGTAATTTACGTCCGGCAATTGATTATGGTCGTTGTTGCTGGTGTGCTTTGTGTGTTGATATTTGTCCGACCAGTGCCATAGAGCTATCCCGAGAGTATGTTCATACCTGTGACGGAGATGAGACAGATAGCTATTTTGTGTTTCCACAGGAAAGCGGTATTCATGGGCTAAATTTTGAAAAAGGCTGGACCAAAACCAAAGACAGCGATTTGCTCGACAGAGAACGTCGTCCGATGCAGGAGATGAAGCCCGAAGACCGAATTGATAGTTTTGATGAAATTGTTGATGGCTTCACCATGGGAATGGCGGTTGAAGAAGCATCAAGATGTGTGGATTGTGGTTTATGTGAAGATGCTTGCCCGGCACACATGCATGCTCCGAATTATATTCGTTCGATTTATGAAGGAAATCTGGAGCAAGCGGTTGAATGGATGTATGAAACTAACCCTTTTTCACATGTTTGCGGAAGAGTTTGTACACATATTTGTGAATCCGCCTGTTCATTAGGCCGGGTTGGAGAAGATGGAGTGAAAACCTCACAACCCATAGCAATTCGTTGGTTAAAACGCTTTGCAATGGATCATGTTCCCAAAACCAAAATCAAGCAAATTGCCAAAAAAGGTAAAGCTACGAAAAAATCAGGTAAACGAGTTGCGATTATCGGTGCAGGACCTTCGGGTTTAACAACCGCTTTTGATTTGGCAAAAAAGGGTCATAAAGTTACTGTGTACGAAGCTCAACCGAAAGGTGGCGGAATGGTTCGATATGGCATACCCAATTACAGGCTTCCTGAAGACCGCCTGGATCAGGATATTGAAGTGATTCAATCGGTTGGCGTTGATATTCAGTACAATGTTCAAATCGGCAAAGATATCACTATGCAACTACTACAAAAAGAAAATGATGCTGTGGTTTTGGCAATTGGCTTGCAAAATGGTCGCTCCACACGAATTCCCGGAAGTGACAATAAAAATGTCAAAAAGGCTGTTGACTTGTTAAGAATGATTCCAAAAGGTGAAGAATTTGAAATTCCTCAATCAGCAGTTGTGATTGGTGGTGGTAATGTGGCGATGGATATTGCGCGTTCTCTGGCTCGTTTACAAAAGCAAAAATTCGGCAAAGTCGGAATTACTGTTTCAGCTTTGGAAACCTTGGGTAAAAACTTTTTGGCAGACGATGAGGAAGTCAAAGAGTCCAAAGAAGAAGACATAACCATTTTGGATGCCAGAGGACCTGTGCAATGTGTTGTTGATAAAAATGGTAAACTCACAGGTTTAGAAACAGTCAAAGTGGTTTCTATTTTCGATGAGAAAGGTCGTTTTGCTCCTAAATACGATGATTCTGACAAACAATTTCATGAAGCAGAAATGGTTGTGGAAGCCATAGGTCAAATGGCTGACATTTCGGTACTTGGCGAAGAGTTGACTGAAGAACTGGAATGGAATCGGGGACGGATTCAGGTTGATGAAAATGGTTCAACATCTGTAGATTGGTTATGGTCAGCAGGCGACATGGTCAACGGTCCGGATGTGATTCATGCAGTTGCTGATGGTCACAGAGTGGCAACAGATATTGATAAGTATTTACGGAAAGAGAAAAAATCATGA
- a CDS encoding ferritin family protein, with translation MSEKHKEGHSKSYKKLQGMKTLEEILDVAISFEKTARDFYSALVPKVSKNLRYLVEELAEEEQEHFDLFSSLKDSPNVKKQLKKRIKTPTEDHKFSDFVQLLDLGDKPDDQSILQYALAREDAAMKQYQELADNAPEGELKDTFQFLAFEEAEHKLELEKKYYEIIHSGGPGN, from the coding sequence ATGAGTGAAAAACATAAAGAAGGTCACAGTAAATCCTATAAAAAACTGCAAGGGATGAAAACTCTGGAAGAAATTCTGGATGTTGCAATTTCATTCGAAAAAACGGCTAGAGATTTTTATTCTGCCCTAGTTCCAAAAGTCAGTAAAAATCTTCGCTATTTGGTTGAAGAGTTGGCAGAAGAGGAACAGGAACATTTTGATTTATTCAGTAGCCTGAAAGATAGTCCGAATGTTAAAAAACAACTCAAAAAAAGAATCAAAACACCAACCGAGGATCACAAATTCTCAGACTTTGTGCAATTGCTGGATTTGGGTGACAAACCTGATGATCAAAGCATCTTGCAATACGCATTAGCTCGTGAAGATGCCGCGATGAAACAATATCAGGAACTTGCAGATAACGCCCCCGAAGGTGAACTCAAAGACACTTTTCAGTTTTTAGCCTTTGAAGAAGCCGAACATAAATTAGAGCTGGAAAAGAAATACTACGAAATTATTCATAGTGGCGGTCCGGGTAACTGA
- the mutL gene encoding DNA mismatch repair endonuclease MutL, translated as MENRIQKLPDLLVDQIAAGEVIERPASVVKELIENSIDAGATRITVEIEQGGKKLIRVTDNGFGLNQQDMELSIQRHATSKIHNLEDLESLHSLGFRGEALPSIVSISRFSLISKTEESSHAYQLNCSGGKCDGIKPAQHTTGTTIEVRDLFYNTPARRRFLKTDKTEFLRIDELIKNISLSRFDIGFTLIHNGKIVRISQGGENQNLKKARISQLCGKEFFDNSFYIDENRHGMRLYGWVAKPSWNRASADRQFFYINGRMIKDKLIGHAVRQAYQDVLFHGRFPAFILYFDLNPALVDVNVHPTKHEVRFRESQQVHGFIFGSLNHALSQTRPGSELNSTNSLGFNTANLPQIDYSKMQSSMSFNPSGSYGSPRVAETGGSYLKTIAEAGMQLPDFENTRTESSEDIPPLGFAKAQLHGVFIVAENKQGMVIVDMHAAHERITYEWMKNSMQESEIRSQSLLVPIAMSVSERETHAVEEYSEWFQKLGFEIQSASKESIIIRKVPSILIKTDIEELIKDVLSEIVTLGSSRKIEAGMNEILASMACHGSVRANRQMTIVEMNALLREMEKTERADQCNHGRPTWVQLDMKQMDKLFLRGQ; from the coding sequence ATGGAAAACAGAATTCAGAAACTCCCTGATTTATTAGTTGATCAGATTGCAGCGGGCGAGGTTATTGAGCGTCCGGCGTCTGTTGTTAAAGAACTGATTGAAAACTCAATTGATGCCGGAGCCACTCGTATTACGGTTGAAATTGAGCAGGGCGGGAAAAAACTAATACGAGTCACTGATAATGGTTTTGGGCTGAACCAACAGGATATGGAACTATCAATTCAGCGTCATGCCACCAGTAAAATTCATAACCTTGAAGACTTGGAGTCACTTCACTCACTCGGTTTTAGGGGAGAAGCACTGCCCAGTATCGTTTCCATTAGTCGTTTCAGCTTGATTTCCAAAACAGAAGAGAGTTCCCACGCCTATCAGCTCAACTGTTCCGGTGGCAAATGTGACGGAATAAAACCGGCACAACATACAACAGGGACAACTATCGAAGTCAGAGATTTGTTTTACAATACACCAGCAAGAAGGCGGTTTTTAAAAACGGATAAAACTGAATTTTTAAGGATTGATGAATTGATTAAAAACATATCGTTATCCCGGTTTGATATTGGTTTCACATTGATTCATAACGGCAAAATAGTGAGGATCTCACAAGGCGGTGAGAATCAAAATTTAAAAAAAGCTCGTATTAGTCAGTTGTGTGGTAAAGAGTTTTTCGACAACTCATTTTACATTGATGAAAACCGCCACGGTATGAGATTATATGGTTGGGTGGCTAAACCATCCTGGAATCGAGCATCAGCCGATCGTCAGTTTTTTTACATCAATGGGCGAATGATTAAGGACAAACTGATTGGTCACGCGGTGAGACAAGCCTATCAGGATGTGCTTTTTCATGGGCGTTTTCCGGCATTTATTCTTTATTTTGATTTAAATCCGGCGTTGGTTGATGTCAATGTACACCCTACAAAACACGAGGTTCGTTTTCGAGAATCACAACAGGTTCATGGATTTATCTTTGGTTCTCTTAATCATGCGTTATCACAAACACGTCCCGGGTCAGAGTTAAATTCAACGAATTCTTTAGGGTTCAACACGGCAAATCTTCCGCAGATTGATTATTCAAAAATGCAATCTTCAATGTCCTTTAATCCCTCGGGCAGTTATGGTTCACCACGAGTCGCAGAAACAGGCGGTTCATATCTAAAAACGATTGCCGAAGCCGGAATGCAATTACCTGATTTTGAGAATACTAGAACAGAAAGCAGTGAAGATATTCCACCTTTGGGTTTCGCAAAAGCACAGTTGCACGGCGTTTTTATCGTCGCTGAAAATAAGCAAGGAATGGTGATTGTCGATATGCATGCAGCTCATGAAAGAATCACCTATGAATGGATGAAAAACTCCATGCAGGAATCAGAAATTCGTTCCCAGTCATTGCTTGTACCAATTGCTATGTCTGTGAGCGAAAGAGAAACTCATGCAGTCGAAGAGTATTCTGAATGGTTCCAAAAACTAGGTTTTGAAATCCAATCAGCATCAAAGGAATCGATTATTATTCGCAAAGTTCCATCAATATTAATCAAAACTGATATTGAAGAACTCATCAAAGATGTACTCTCTGAAATTGTAACACTTGGTTCCAGCCGAAAAATTGAAGCGGGTATGAATGAAATCCTCGCCTCTATGGCATGTCATGGTTCAGTTCGGGCAAACCGACAAATGACGATTGTTGAGATGAATGCCTTGTTGCGTGAAATGGAAAAGACCGAACGAGCCGATCAATGTAACCATGGTCGCCCAACCTGGGTGCAACTGGATATGAAACAAATGGATAAATTGTTTCTCAGAGGTCAGTAG
- a CDS encoding HPP family protein — translation MENKDRKNIWSRVFDNKIGKSISLFTYFKQSFMATLFLLVFFLVWNSFIPLKNQIIFSAIASSTFLTFISTTIYDSLSKKIIGGQFIGVLIGIILWHLMHIFMQQFPQNENEVMIVFISFSVGFAMLFMSIFNFEHPPAAGTAMAFVLDRQTPAVNDLLFVMVCATLLGITHHYLKKYRLIKDLQGTAESPKVSRLKRIAGFIRHHRIKNRQTTDL, via the coding sequence ATGGAAAATAAAGATAGAAAAAACATCTGGTCTCGTGTCTTTGATAATAAGATTGGTAAAAGCATCAGTCTGTTTACCTATTTCAAACAAAGTTTTATGGCAACCTTGTTTTTATTGGTGTTTTTTCTGGTTTGGAATTCTTTTATACCACTAAAAAACCAGATTATATTCTCAGCAATTGCTTCAAGCACTTTTCTGACTTTTATCAGTACCACCATTTATGATTCACTCAGTAAAAAAATTATCGGTGGTCAGTTTATCGGAGTATTAATCGGTATAATACTTTGGCACTTAATGCATATTTTTATGCAACAATTTCCGCAAAATGAGAATGAAGTGATGATTGTTTTTATTTCTTTTTCCGTTGGTTTTGCAATGTTGTTTATGTCTATCTTTAATTTTGAACACCCTCCGGCAGCCGGAACAGCGATGGCTTTTGTTCTGGATCGGCAGACTCCGGCCGTGAATGACTTATTATTCGTGATGGTTTGTGCCACTTTATTAGGCATTACTCATCATTATTTGAAAAAATACCGATTGATTAAAGATTTGCAGGGTACTGCTGAAAGTCCGAAAGTCTCAAGACTGAAAAGAATCGCAGGGTTTATCAGACATCATAGAATAAAGAATCGTCAAACTACTGACCTCTGA
- a CDS encoding M23 family metallopeptidase, translating to MKLLITFLILSTSVFSSPGYFLNMKGTPTQGGLIIAQTHPSAVVSVNGVKTEMTKDGYFMFGFGRFDENPINLEITLNGEKYTTTVPVTARDFPTEVINGLPDNKVNPPAEVLEQIKQDNIKVAKARSFFDKRDDFLQSFIWPSQGRVSGVYGSRRILNGEPKRPHYGMDIANKTGTDVVSPIAGIVRMAETGMYYTGGTIIIDHGFGLTTTFMHLSKLTVEAGTQVKQGEKIGEIGMTGRATGPHLDWRLNLGNIRLDPQLMIPDQSDGK from the coding sequence ATGAAACTACTAATAACCTTTTTAATCCTTTCAACGAGTGTTTTTTCCTCTCCCGGCTATTTTCTGAACATGAAAGGAACTCCAACTCAAGGCGGATTGATTATTGCACAAACTCATCCGTCAGCAGTTGTCTCAGTAAATGGTGTTAAAACAGAAATGACAAAGGATGGATATTTTATGTTTGGGTTTGGAAGGTTTGATGAAAATCCTATTAATCTGGAAATTACCTTAAATGGTGAAAAATATACCACGACTGTCCCGGTAACTGCTCGCGATTTCCCTACCGAAGTTATCAATGGATTACCGGATAACAAAGTCAATCCTCCGGCAGAGGTACTTGAGCAAATTAAACAAGATAATATTAAGGTTGCTAAAGCACGTAGTTTTTTTGACAAAAGAGATGACTTTTTACAATCCTTTATCTGGCCCTCACAGGGCAGAGTTTCAGGAGTTTATGGTTCTCGTCGAATTTTAAATGGAGAACCGAAGCGACCTCATTACGGCATGGATATTGCTAATAAAACCGGGACTGATGTGGTTTCTCCCATAGCCGGAATTGTTCGTATGGCTGAGACCGGAATGTATTATACCGGCGGAACCATTATCATTGACCATGGTTTTGGCTTGACCACTACATTTATGCATTTATCAAAATTAACTGTTGAAGCTGGAACTCAAGTTAAGCAAGGTGAAAAAATTGGTGAAATCGGAATGACCGGACGAGCCACAGGACCACATTTGGATTGGAGGTTAAATTTGGGTAATATACGGCTCGATCCTCAGTTGATGATTCCTGACCAATCAGATGGAAAATAA
- a CDS encoding DUF6662 family protein, with protein sequence MRKNITLLLLFITFNAYTDKSVWVYTKGADTLPKGALEYKLNIISRQNKDSGDYIFNDIRPEIEYGISDKLTLSAEVMVFDHNYSVENENLQPMFDTQGGEAGRFNKTQVGGFELALKYNVLSTYKDFMGLSFGFGYENRNKYRLDGSNINQDSFVFTTYTQKNFLDNTLQLAATTKLEFERRNTPDVLEEEIAADFSLGVSYRFKPKWNIGMEFRHQSDYLNPQENGVFNPELRRSSFDLTDFRVGSQHQRGNYIGPSIHYAEKEWWVTAGVLWQVAGGGSPFSESYSNRNWDEHEKVHIGFTIAWEND encoded by the coding sequence ATGAGAAAGAACATTACATTACTACTACTATTTATAACATTTAATGCATATACGGATAAAAGCGTATGGGTTTATACAAAAGGAGCAGACACTCTACCTAAAGGTGCACTGGAATATAAGTTAAATATCATTTCAAGACAGAATAAGGACTCGGGAGACTACATCTTTAATGATATAAGACCTGAAATTGAATACGGAATATCAGATAAATTAACTTTATCAGCTGAGGTTATGGTTTTTGACCACAATTATTCGGTGGAGAATGAAAACTTACAGCCTATGTTTGATACCCAAGGTGGAGAAGCAGGACGATTCAATAAAACCCAAGTGGGTGGTTTTGAACTAGCACTCAAATACAATGTATTAAGCACATACAAAGACTTCATGGGATTGTCTTTTGGATTTGGTTATGAAAACCGAAATAAATACCGACTTGATGGCTCAAATATTAACCAAGATTCCTTTGTGTTTACAACATATACACAAAAGAACTTTTTAGATAACACATTACAACTAGCAGCAACTACTAAACTAGAGTTTGAAAGAAGAAATACTCCAGATGTGCTTGAAGAAGAAATTGCCGCTGACTTTTCTTTGGGAGTTTCCTATAGATTTAAGCCCAAATGGAACATTGGGATGGAGTTTAGACATCAATCTGATTATTTAAATCCTCAAGAAAATGGAGTTTTTAACCCCGAACTCAGGCGTTCCAGTTTTGATTTGACGGATTTCCGTGTTGGTTCGCAACATCAACGAGGAAATTATATAGGACCATCTATTCATTATGCTGAAAAAGAATGGTGGGTGACAGCCGGAGTCCTTTGGCAGGTCGCTGGAGGAGGTTCTCCATTCTCCGAAAGTTATAGTAACAGAAATTGGGATGAACACGAAAAAGTTCATATTGGTTTTACAATCGCTTGGGAGAATGATTGA
- a CDS encoding FMN-binding protein yields MNRRDFNRYLIALGASSLLIGQKVWAKSYITFEQAKKIMWQDLEMVPFEYKMNKDQMKRIKENSKTRVRNNVLKGLKSSSNDFLIADQVIGKHEFIDVAVGIDSTGTIRGVEILTYRESYGDEVMNQKWRNQFLGVSSNEILELDDQIKNISGATMSCRHITDGINRLTHTWKEVLQYI; encoded by the coding sequence ATGAACCGCCGGGACTTTAATAGATACTTAATCGCATTGGGAGCTAGTAGTTTATTAATCGGGCAAAAAGTGTGGGCAAAAAGCTATATAACTTTTGAGCAAGCTAAAAAAATAATGTGGCAAGATTTGGAGATGGTTCCATTTGAATACAAGATGAACAAAGATCAGATGAAACGAATAAAGGAAAACTCAAAAACGAGAGTCAGAAATAATGTTTTGAAAGGATTGAAATCTTCTAGCAATGATTTTCTGATTGCAGATCAAGTTATAGGAAAACATGAATTCATTGATGTGGCAGTAGGAATTGATAGTACGGGAACAATCAGAGGAGTTGAAATTTTAACTTACAGAGAGTCTTATGGAGATGAGGTAATGAACCAAAAGTGGAGAAATCAATTCCTTGGAGTGAGTTCAAACGAAATATTAGAGCTCGATGATCAGATAAAAAATATATCTGGTGCAACCATGTCCTGCCGACATATTACTGATGGGATAAATCGTTTAACCCACACTTGGAAAGAGGTTTTACAATATATTTAA
- a CDS encoding FAD:protein FMN transferase — protein sequence MNQIKRCQPFLGTFVDIYIEAEISDENLIDVSNEAYSIIADIHRKMSFHEASSEVSRLNESAYREPIKVSQDFIQVLNFSIELSILTDGIFDICIANELMKSGLLPNHNNYKHHSNRYENIEIEDDTVFFKKPLSLDVGGVAKGYAVDKAFEHIVNKLDSANVSQISINAGGDIRYFDWENSWVYIPNQNKNLKPYQLLRPGLATSSGYYSPGNNLQVFSPVTGKQVEAKETISVFADKCMHADALTKVVALSGGKYRCVFDKYNALYMKN from the coding sequence ATGAATCAAATAAAACGTTGCCAACCTTTTTTAGGAACATTCGTTGATATTTACATAGAAGCAGAAATTAGTGATGAAAATTTAATTGATGTTAGTAATGAAGCCTATTCAATTATTGCTGATATCCATAGAAAAATGAGCTTCCATGAGGCCAGTAGTGAAGTATCGAGATTAAATGAATCTGCATACAGAGAACCAATAAAAGTTTCACAAGACTTCATTCAAGTATTAAATTTTTCGATTGAATTAAGCATCTTGACTGATGGAATATTCGATATTTGTATTGCCAATGAATTAATGAAATCAGGGCTTTTACCAAATCATAATAACTATAAACATCATTCCAATAGGTATGAAAATATCGAAATTGAAGACGATACTGTTTTCTTTAAGAAACCTCTTAGTCTTGATGTTGGAGGAGTCGCTAAAGGCTATGCAGTTGATAAAGCTTTTGAACATATAGTCAATAAACTTGATTCCGCTAATGTTAGTCAAATAAGCATCAATGCCGGTGGGGATATAAGGTATTTTGATTGGGAAAATAGCTGGGTATATATTCCCAATCAAAATAAAAACCTAAAACCCTACCAATTGTTGCGACCAGGTTTAGCAACAAGCTCCGGCTATTATTCACCAGGAAACAATTTACAGGTTTTTAGTCCGGTGACAGGGAAGCAAGTAGAGGCTAAAGAAACTATCAGTGTTTTTGCTGATAAGTGTATGCACGCGGATGCATTAACAAAAGTGGTAGCGTTAAGCGGAGGCAAATATCGTTGTGTTTTTGATAAATATAATGCTTTGTATATGAAGAATTAA
- a CDS encoding DEAD/DEAH box helicase, which translates to MSNSSENISFNQLGLSSSVLKAVKENGYEQPSPIQVQSIPAILSGRDVLGQAQTGTGKTAAFALPILTNLDLHSTDVQVLVLTPTRELAIQVSEAFQSYAKYIKGFHVLPIYGGQSFEPQLRALKRGVHVVVGTPGRVMDHMRRNTLKLDALKTLVLDEADEMLRMGFIDDVDWILGHTPKDRQIALYSATMPPQIKKVATNHLNKPVDIKIVTKTTTSKNINQRYWLVSGLHKLDALTRLLETENFDGVLVFVRTKVATEELADKLKARGFAAEALNGDLVQKQRERLVNNLKNGSIDILIGTDVVARGLDVDRISHVINYDIPYDIESYVHRIGRTGRAGRSGEAILFVGRREQRMLRMIESATKQPIQPMKMPTVADINSQRMQKFKDKISDTLATADLGIFQQLVREFQKETENDTIQIAAALAYMSQKELGSLLTKEEDFRHEMPESKHGKDSKNKKQNKPDKKIKTEAQPLKKYPEVPMQRYKIAVGYNENVKPSNIVGMIANEAEIDKDFIGHIEIYDSMSTVDLPDEMPNEILKQLQEAFICGKRSNMQILSEEGDSSFEPHKKKPFQEKRKPVSKKGKSKKAISPNSKSKKTARKPTKKARKKF; encoded by the coding sequence ATGTCTAACTCTTCTGAGAATATCTCTTTTAATCAATTAGGTTTATCATCTTCTGTGCTTAAAGCCGTTAAAGAAAACGGTTATGAGCAACCATCGCCGATTCAAGTTCAAAGTATTCCTGCAATTTTGTCCGGTAGAGATGTTCTCGGTCAGGCTCAAACCGGGACCGGCAAAACCGCTGCTTTTGCATTACCTATTTTGACAAACTTAGATTTGCACTCGACAGATGTTCAGGTCTTGGTATTAACACCGACCAGAGAACTGGCAATACAGGTTTCTGAGGCTTTTCAAAGCTATGCCAAATACATAAAAGGATTTCATGTGTTACCAATTTATGGAGGTCAAAGCTTTGAACCACAATTGAGAGCTTTAAAACGGGGTGTGCATGTTGTGGTTGGAACACCGGGTCGAGTGATGGATCACATGCGACGAAATACTTTGAAACTCGATGCTTTAAAAACACTGGTGCTTGATGAAGCTGATGAAATGTTGAGAATGGGCTTTATTGATGACGTGGACTGGATTCTTGGACACACTCCTAAAGACAGACAAATTGCTTTATATTCGGCAACAATGCCACCGCAAATCAAAAAAGTGGCAACCAATCATTTGAATAAACCGGTTGACATCAAGATAGTAACAAAAACAACCACTTCTAAAAATATTAATCAAAGATATTGGCTGGTCAGCGGGTTGCACAAACTGGATGCCTTAACTCGTCTGTTGGAAACAGAAAATTTTGATGGGGTACTGGTCTTTGTGCGAACAAAAGTTGCGACAGAAGAGCTTGCAGATAAACTCAAAGCACGAGGTTTTGCTGCTGAAGCCTTAAATGGTGATTTGGTACAAAAACAAAGAGAACGATTGGTCAACAATTTAAAAAATGGCAGTATTGATATTTTAATCGGAACAGACGTCGTTGCCCGTGGACTGGATGTGGACAGAATTAGTCATGTTATCAATTATGATATTCCTTATGATATTGAATCTTATGTTCATCGTATTGGCAGAACCGGTCGAGCCGGTCGTTCCGGAGAAGCCATATTATTTGTTGGGCGTCGGGAACAAAGAATGCTGCGAATGATTGAATCGGCCACAAAACAGCCAATTCAACCAATGAAAATGCCAACTGTTGCAGACATTAACTCACAAAGAATGCAAAAGTTTAAGGATAAAATATCCGATACGTTGGCAACTGCTGATTTAGGAATCTTTCAACAATTGGTTAGAGAGTTTCAAAAGGAAACTGAAAATGACACCATACAAATAGCTGCCGCATTGGCATACATGTCACAGAAAGAGTTGGGCTCACTTTTAACAAAAGAAGAAGACTTTCGTCACGAAATGCCTGAGAGCAAGCATGGCAAAGACAGTAAAAATAAAAAGCAAAACAAACCTGATAAGAAAATTAAGACAGAAGCTCAGCCATTAAAAAAATATCCTGAGGTGCCAATGCAACGCTACAAAATCGCTGTTGGTTATAATGAAAATGTAAAGCCATCAAATATTGTCGGCATGATTGCCAATGAAGCAGAGATTGATAAAGACTTTATCGGCCACATTGAGATATATGACTCAATGAGCACTGTCGATTTGCCCGATGAAATGCCAAATGAAATTTTGAAGCAATTACAGGAAGCCTTTATTTGTGGAAAAAGGAGCAATATGCAGATTTTATCAGAGGAGGGCGATTCTTCCTTTGAGCCACATAAAAAGAAGCCATTCCAAGAAAAAAGAAAACCCGTTTCTAAAAAAGGTAAAAGTAAAAAAGCGATTTCTCCAAACTCTAAGAGCAAAAAAACAGCAAGGAAACCAACAAAAAAAGCACGAAAGAAGTTTTAA